One window of Stenotrophomonas indicatrix genomic DNA carries:
- the rlmM gene encoding 23S rRNA (cytidine(2498)-2'-O)-methyltransferase RlmM, which yields MAPVTEAGIGLLCLCRQGFEPELAGELQFRAGAAGFAGYARTQRNDGYVLFMCDQAAALAPRLPWRELIFARQKLVVLAELPQLDPADRITPMLEVLADAPRFGDLWVEHPDSDAGKPLSGLARAFGNALRPALRKAGKLSDKPNARLPRLHVVFVDGTHAFVCVANPDDSAPWALGIPRLKLLPDAPSRSALKLDEALLTLLAPEEREALVRPGMRAADLGAAPGGWTWVLTRQHVHVLSIDNGPLRQHVLDTGLVEHLRADGFHWHPEQPLDWMVCDMVEQPRRVAERMATWFREGWCRHAIFNLKLPMKKRWDETRLCLDLFQDQAGKPLVVRAKQLYHDREEITVLASPLR from the coding sequence ATGGCGCCCGTTACTGAGGCCGGCATCGGCCTGCTGTGCCTGTGCCGGCAGGGCTTCGAGCCCGAGCTGGCCGGCGAACTGCAGTTCCGCGCAGGTGCCGCCGGTTTTGCCGGTTACGCCCGTACCCAGCGCAATGATGGCTATGTGCTCTTCATGTGCGACCAAGCCGCGGCGCTTGCACCGCGACTGCCGTGGCGCGAGCTGATCTTCGCCCGCCAGAAGCTGGTGGTGCTGGCCGAGCTGCCGCAGCTTGACCCGGCCGACCGCATCACCCCGATGTTGGAGGTGCTGGCCGATGCGCCGCGCTTTGGTGATCTGTGGGTGGAGCATCCCGATTCGGACGCCGGCAAACCGCTGTCCGGGCTGGCGCGTGCGTTCGGCAATGCCCTGCGCCCGGCGCTGCGCAAAGCCGGCAAACTCAGCGACAAACCCAACGCACGCCTGCCGCGCCTGCACGTGGTGTTCGTCGACGGCACCCATGCCTTTGTCTGCGTGGCCAACCCGGACGACAGTGCACCGTGGGCATTGGGCATTCCGCGTCTGAAGCTGTTGCCCGACGCACCCTCGCGCTCGGCATTGAAGCTGGACGAGGCACTGCTGACCCTGCTTGCCCCGGAAGAACGCGAAGCGCTGGTTCGTCCGGGCATGCGCGCGGCAGACCTCGGCGCGGCGCCGGGCGGCTGGACCTGGGTTTTGACCCGCCAGCACGTGCATGTGCTGAGCATCGACAACGGCCCGCTGCGCCAGCATGTACTGGACACCGGCCTGGTCGAGCACCTGCGCGCCGATGGCTTCCATTGGCATCCGGAGCAGCCGCTGGACTGGATGGTCTGCGACATGGTCGAGCAGCCGCGTCGCGTCGCCGAACGCATGGCCACCTGGTTCCGCGAGGGCTGGTGCAGGCACGCGATCTTCAACCTGAAGCTACCGATGAAGAAGCGCTGGGACGAGACGCGCCTGTGCCTGGACCTGTTCCAGGACCAGGCCGGCAAGCCGCTGGTGGTACGTGCCAAGCAGCTGTACCACGACCGTGAGGAAATCACGGTGCTGGCGTCGCCGCTGCGCTGA
- a CDS encoding histone deacetylase family protein, whose product MLVFTHPACLLHDPGPGHPECPQRLQVVLDALYEAFPGQLEWREAPPAKFGELTRVHDSALLDLVLQPQTAPLRQLDMDTWTSPGSASAAVHAAGAGVAAVDAVMLGEDPLAFCAVRPPGHHATSSTAMGFCLLNNIAIAAAYARDRHGLERIAVVDFDVHHGNGTQDIFQHDARVSYYSTHQAGLFPESGLRRDRGAGNLMNILLPPGSGGFRFRNVWADEMLPAIDDFRPQLLLISAGFDAHLRDPQADLMLETDDFAWITRELHALARRHAAGRVVSMLEGGYDLQALAECSVAHLQALMATPSGNGPG is encoded by the coding sequence ATGCTGGTCTTCACCCACCCCGCCTGCCTGCTGCACGATCCGGGCCCTGGCCATCCTGAATGCCCGCAACGCCTGCAGGTAGTGCTCGATGCGCTGTACGAGGCCTTCCCCGGCCAGCTGGAGTGGCGTGAAGCGCCGCCAGCCAAATTCGGTGAACTGACCCGGGTCCACGACAGCGCGCTGCTGGATCTGGTGCTGCAACCGCAGACCGCACCGCTGCGCCAGCTGGACATGGACACCTGGACCTCGCCGGGTTCGGCCAGTGCCGCGGTGCATGCCGCCGGCGCAGGTGTCGCGGCCGTCGATGCAGTGATGCTGGGTGAGGATCCGCTGGCCTTCTGCGCGGTGCGCCCGCCTGGCCACCACGCTACCAGCAGCACCGCGATGGGCTTCTGCCTGCTCAACAACATCGCCATCGCCGCCGCCTACGCACGCGACCGCCACGGCCTGGAGCGGATCGCGGTGGTCGACTTCGATGTCCACCATGGCAACGGCACCCAGGACATCTTCCAGCACGACGCCCGGGTGTCCTACTACAGCACCCACCAGGCCGGCCTGTTCCCCGAGTCCGGCCTGCGCCGTGACCGCGGCGCCGGCAACCTGATGAACATCCTGCTGCCGCCGGGTAGTGGTGGCTTCCGCTTCCGTAATGTCTGGGCCGACGAGATGCTGCCGGCGATCGACGACTTCCGCCCCCAGCTGCTGCTGATCTCGGCCGGCTTCGACGCCCACCTGCGCGATCCGCAGGCCGACCTGATGCTGGAGACCGACGATTTCGCCTGGATCACCCGCGAACTGCACGCACTGGCACGCCGCCATGCCGCCGGTCGGGTGGTATCGATGCTGGAGGGGGGATACGACCTGCAGGCCCTGGCCGAGTGCAGCGTGGCCCATCTGCAGGCACTGATGGCGACGCCTTCCGGCAACGGGCCTGGATGA
- a CDS encoding DUF6348 family protein translates to MTKTASPLLPLLQQVLLGRDIACTVEGDDLLLDSGLHLTPHSVSSNERDNGGWQTSTVIETRHAGLFADGLFEYQHANGATEQEALLSGFDTWVRVDLATLQAAVGAEDAPDLPMMGLTYPTGDEGEEHERTVVLGPLAHYRASELDGAAACSEDDHGSCPCCLFTKSIDAFDDLLKAHHFLAIRLFASRDEQGQCEADCRVNGHDFAPALPLLRAYAARWPQAGLEFRKEYVVIRTGSPSPA, encoded by the coding sequence ATGACCAAGACCGCGTCTCCCCTTCTGCCGCTGCTGCAACAGGTCCTGCTGGGCCGTGACATCGCCTGCACCGTCGAGGGCGACGATCTGCTGCTCGACAGCGGCCTGCACCTGACGCCGCACAGCGTCTCCAGCAACGAACGCGACAACGGCGGCTGGCAGACCTCCACGGTCATCGAGACCCGTCACGCCGGCCTGTTCGCCGATGGCCTGTTCGAATACCAGCACGCCAATGGCGCGACCGAACAGGAGGCGTTGCTGTCCGGCTTCGACACCTGGGTACGGGTGGATCTGGCGACCCTGCAGGCCGCTGTCGGTGCCGAAGACGCGCCGGATCTGCCGATGATGGGGTTGACCTACCCGACCGGCGACGAAGGCGAAGAACACGAGCGCACCGTGGTGCTGGGGCCGCTGGCCCATTACCGCGCCAGTGAACTGGACGGCGCTGCCGCGTGCAGCGAGGACGACCACGGCTCCTGCCCCTGCTGCCTGTTCACCAAGAGCATCGATGCTTTCGACGACCTGCTGAAGGCCCACCACTTCCTGGCCATCCGCCTGTTCGCGTCGCGCGACGAGCAGGGCCAGTGCGAAGCCGACTGCCGGGTCAACGGCCATGACTTCGCCCCTGCCCTGCCGCTGCTGCGCGCCTATGCAGCACGCTGGCCGCAGGCGGGGCTGGAATTCCGCAAGGAGTACGTGGTGATCCGCACCGGCTCACCCTCGCCGGCCTGA
- a CDS encoding nucleoside deaminase encodes MLYAQVHLTLPAWIHDQIDLDRRYPGDEAKVALAIELSRHNVDHASGGPFGAVVFGPDDKVIAAGVNRVMPHSTSLAHAENMAYMLAQQRLQTPRLNAVLSPITLATSSQPCCQCYGATVWAGIDRLLIGASSADVEELTPFDEGPLPADWVGELNKRGIEVVQGLNRDAARSVLRAYGESDGARY; translated from the coding sequence ATGCTGTACGCGCAAGTCCACCTGACCCTTCCCGCCTGGATCCACGACCAGATCGACCTGGATCGTCGATATCCGGGCGACGAGGCCAAGGTCGCGCTGGCGATCGAGCTGTCGCGGCACAACGTTGACCACGCCAGTGGCGGCCCGTTCGGCGCCGTGGTGTTCGGGCCGGATGACAAGGTGATCGCTGCCGGCGTGAACCGGGTGATGCCGCACTCGACCTCGCTGGCGCACGCCGAGAACATGGCCTACATGCTGGCCCAGCAGCGCCTGCAGACCCCGCGTCTGAACGCGGTGCTGTCGCCGATCACCCTGGCCACCAGTTCGCAGCCGTGCTGCCAGTGCTACGGCGCGACCGTGTGGGCCGGCATCGATCGCCTGCTGATCGGCGCCAGTTCGGCCGACGTGGAAGAACTGACCCCATTCGATGAAGGCCCGCTACCGGCCGACTGGGTGGGCGAACTCAACAAGCGCGGCATCGAAGTGGTGCAGGGTCTGAACCGCGATGCTGCGCGCAGCGTGCTGCGTGCCTATGGGGAAAGCGATGGCGCCCGTTACTGA
- a CDS encoding UbiH/UbiF family hydroxylase, which produces MNRRARLDVVIVGGGVVGAACALALADVGLAVALVEGREPAPWQAAQPDLRVFAFAADNVQLLQRLGVWPTIAQARAWPYRRMQVWDAAGGDDLLFDADRFGRRELGFIVENGLLQDRLWAALPAAGVELHCPARVEALEQDEHGVRLRLDDGRRIEAALAVAADGAESTLRGLAGIDVERHDYLQRGVVAYVDSELPNQATAWQRFLPTGPLALLPVAERRSSIVWTLPDDEAARVLALDEDAFNRELTRAFAARLGELRLASPRAAFPLRRQLARHYVAGRVLALGDAAHVVHPLAGQGVNLGLRDVAALQHWLAPSAERRGQPRLSPQRVQRWARERRSDNQIAAYSFEAINRLFSNDEMHLTLARGRALGCVGKWPPLVQAFWKRAAGV; this is translated from the coding sequence ATGAACCGGCGCGCACGCCTGGACGTGGTCATTGTGGGTGGCGGTGTGGTCGGTGCCGCCTGTGCATTGGCTCTGGCCGATGTCGGCCTTGCTGTGGCGCTGGTCGAGGGACGCGAGCCTGCACCGTGGCAGGCCGCACAGCCGGATCTGCGGGTGTTCGCCTTCGCCGCCGACAACGTGCAGTTGCTGCAGCGACTCGGCGTGTGGCCGACGATCGCGCAGGCGCGCGCTTGGCCGTACCGGCGCATGCAGGTGTGGGACGCGGCCGGTGGCGACGACCTGCTGTTCGACGCGGACCGCTTCGGCCGTCGCGAGCTGGGTTTCATCGTCGAGAACGGCTTGCTGCAGGATCGCCTGTGGGCGGCGCTGCCGGCAGCTGGCGTGGAGCTGCATTGCCCGGCGCGCGTGGAAGCGCTTGAACAGGACGAGCACGGTGTGCGCCTGCGCCTGGATGATGGTCGTCGCATCGAAGCCGCACTGGCCGTAGCTGCCGACGGCGCTGAATCGACCCTGCGCGGACTGGCCGGGATCGACGTCGAACGCCACGACTACCTGCAGCGCGGTGTGGTCGCCTATGTGGACAGCGAGCTGCCCAACCAGGCCACGGCCTGGCAGCGTTTCCTGCCGACCGGCCCGCTGGCGTTGTTGCCGGTGGCCGAGCGCCGCAGCTCCATCGTCTGGACATTGCCAGACGACGAGGCGGCACGCGTACTGGCTCTGGACGAAGACGCATTCAATCGTGAACTGACCCGCGCCTTCGCCGCGCGCCTGGGCGAACTGCGGCTGGCCTCGCCGCGCGCGGCGTTCCCGCTGCGCCGGCAGTTGGCCCGCCACTACGTGGCCGGTCGCGTGCTGGCGCTGGGCGATGCGGCCCACGTGGTGCATCCGCTGGCCGGGCAGGGCGTCAACCTCGGCCTGCGCGACGTCGCCGCCCTGCAGCACTGGCTGGCGCCGTCTGCCGAACGGCGAGGGCAACCCCGGTTGTCGCCGCAGCGCGTGCAGCGCTGGGCGCGCGAGCGTCGCAGCGACAACCAGATCGCCGCCTACAGCTTCGAAGCGATCAACCGTCTGTTCTCCAACGACGAGATGCACCTGACGCTGGCGCGTGGCCGCGCGCTGGGCTGCGTGGGCAAGTGGCCGCCGCTCGTACAGGCGTTCTGGAAGCGCGCCGCAGGGGTATGA
- a CDS encoding peptidylprolyl isomerase, translating into MTKSFPVLLASLLAVSSVSAPLQVLAQEAQPLDRIAAVVDEDVILQSELQRAIANIKAQYAGREAQLPPDDVLSRQVLERLVLVKLQVARAQGSGIHVGDQELTQAMNAIAQQNGSTLDALRQRLANDGIDFNDFRASVRDEITVQRLRQSFAQSRISVSEGEVDAALKQQADAGNQFHLAHILVALPDGATAEQIATGQKKADGVKALLDKGELDFNAAAVRYSDSPNALEGGDLGWRTLDEIPAAFAQTMQQMKAGEVVGPIRGPSGFQLLKLVEVRDASAAAGTHTVTEYHGRHILVRVDDAQSDAAAKAKIDTLRARVVGGADFQQVAKESSEDTNSKGQGGDLGWFPADAFGPAFGQQVEGIQDGGVSQPFRTDAGWHIVQRVATRQTDAGSDNQRAQVRETIGRRKLEDEYNRFLQELRGEAFVSFRSGDRAENTATPPQS; encoded by the coding sequence ATGACCAAGAGCTTCCCCGTTCTCCTCGCATCGCTTCTGGCGGTGTCCAGCGTGTCCGCCCCCCTGCAGGTTCTTGCGCAGGAGGCCCAGCCGTTGGACCGCATCGCTGCTGTCGTCGATGAGGACGTGATCCTGCAGAGCGAGCTCCAGCGTGCGATCGCCAACATCAAGGCGCAGTACGCCGGCCGCGAGGCCCAGCTGCCCCCTGATGACGTGCTCAGCCGCCAGGTGCTCGAGCGCCTGGTGCTGGTCAAGCTGCAGGTGGCCCGTGCGCAGGGCAGCGGTATCCATGTCGGCGACCAGGAACTGACGCAGGCGATGAATGCCATCGCCCAGCAGAACGGTTCGACCCTGGATGCCCTGCGTCAGCGCCTGGCCAATGACGGCATCGACTTCAACGATTTCCGCGCCTCGGTGCGTGACGAGATCACCGTGCAGCGCCTGCGCCAAAGCTTCGCGCAGAGCCGCATCAGCGTCAGTGAAGGTGAAGTCGATGCTGCCCTGAAGCAGCAGGCCGATGCCGGCAACCAGTTCCACCTCGCACACATCCTGGTCGCGCTTCCCGACGGCGCCACCGCCGAGCAGATCGCCACCGGCCAGAAGAAGGCTGACGGCGTGAAGGCGCTGCTGGACAAGGGCGAACTGGACTTCAATGCGGCGGCCGTTCGCTATTCCGACAGCCCCAATGCACTGGAAGGCGGCGACCTCGGCTGGCGCACCCTGGATGAAATCCCGGCGGCGTTCGCACAGACGATGCAGCAGATGAAGGCCGGCGAAGTGGTTGGCCCGATCCGCGGCCCCAGCGGCTTCCAGCTGCTGAAGCTGGTGGAAGTGCGTGACGCCAGCGCGGCGGCAGGCACCCACACCGTCACCGAGTACCACGGCCGCCATATCCTGGTGCGCGTGGACGATGCCCAGTCCGACGCGGCCGCCAAGGCCAAGATCGATACGCTGCGCGCCCGCGTTGTCGGCGGTGCCGACTTCCAGCAGGTGGCCAAGGAATCGTCCGAGGACACCAACAGCAAGGGCCAGGGCGGCGATCTGGGCTGGTTCCCGGCCGACGCATTCGGCCCGGCCTTCGGCCAGCAGGTGGAAGGCATCCAGGACGGTGGCGTCAGCCAGCCGTTCCGTACCGATGCGGGCTGGCACATCGTGCAGCGCGTTGCCACCCGCCAGACTGATGCGGGCAGTGACAACCAGCGCGCCCAGGTCCGCGAGACCATCGGTCGCCGCAAGCTGGAAGATGAGTACAACCGCTTCCTGCAGGAGCTGCGTGGCGAAGCCTTCGTCAGCTTCCGCAGCGGTGACCGGGCGGAAAATACCGCCACGCCTCCGCAGTCCTGA
- a CDS encoding EF-hand domain-containing protein, whose product MNATRIFLLLCTALLASPALAQPVRPQPAQSAPLRDDSGVVRQQSLSAGRVTGSVDIVVPLGETPVTVRSVAPASVVGQYRIHFAELDVDGNGSISREEAQVNPALSDEFNALDAKRRGKLDRADLAGWLVD is encoded by the coding sequence ATGAACGCCACGCGCATTTTCCTGCTGCTGTGTACCGCGTTGCTGGCCTCGCCCGCACTGGCACAACCGGTGCGCCCGCAACCGGCACAGAGCGCTCCGCTGCGCGATGACAGTGGCGTGGTCCGCCAGCAGTCACTGTCGGCCGGCCGCGTGACCGGCAGCGTCGACATCGTGGTGCCGCTGGGCGAAACCCCGGTAACGGTGCGTTCGGTGGCGCCGGCCAGCGTGGTCGGCCAGTACCGCATCCATTTCGCCGAGCTGGACGTGGACGGTAATGGTTCCATCAGCCGTGAGGAGGCGCAGGTGAATCCAGCGCTTTCCGATGAGTTCAACGCCTTGGACGCCAAGCGCCGCGGCAAGCTGGACCGCGCCGACCTTGCCGGTTGGCTGGTGGATTGA
- the lptD gene encoding LPS-assembly protein LptD: MRRALRLLPLPLSIAVCLPAWADDKPLNWGLCPATDVIPAFTDAPTPVPGQDKAAASAAREQQPTDIEGDQLLGTTTVPQYQGNVALRRGDQFVGTDKLSFDTESGNYVADGNVRYQDASIRMVAKRAEGNQESDTHKITDIQYQLVSRRGNGEAESVDLQGAVGQMHRSTYTTCDPSQPVWRLTAPEIEVDNDEGFGTARNAVLRIGKVPILWAPYFKFPIDDRRKTGLLFPQLGMSGRNGFDYAQPIYFNLAPNYDDTLTPRYMSRRGLMLDNEFRYLYEGGRGELLTAFMPNDKLRDRDRGRVMFGGYHNLDDHWQARANLAWVSDERYVEDFANRLVGVTASNLQSTVGLYGTGKNWTAGIMADRWQLTDYTLNESALAYNRQPRLYFNWDKSVLPWLETGVYAEAVRFTHDDINFKYGADAGPDLQYTRNGSRQTDGIGVSGGSRLDLKPYVSFPISGAAWYVTPTLAYRYTGYQLDRGLVDGVNGIRGQILRSQGIDPATATPEQLRGNTSPSRSLPIASLDAGLFFDRETKIGGKSFLQTLEPRLFYLRTPYRDQDELPIFDTRDFTFSWGQLFRDSRYTGADRQNDANQLTMALSTRFIDQTTGKERFSASIGQIQYFDESRVSVVPGGAPVEKGKSAWIADGNYMINDRWTLGATYQWDPKYKREDLASVRARYLMSNDGVVNLTYRYRINSGAPANANKHDRTLLEQADLSFLYPLNERWSLVGRYYYSIQDKEPLEIIGGVQWDSCCLAVRAVARRYVRNREGEMNNSIQLEFVLKGLSSLGQDTDRTLRRAILGYNRDDLYLVPPSNTGATRDDYDPNLIP, from the coding sequence GTGCGCCGAGCCCTCCGCCTGCTTCCCCTGCCCCTGAGCATCGCCGTCTGCCTTCCGGCATGGGCTGATGACAAGCCGCTCAACTGGGGCCTTTGCCCGGCCACGGACGTGATCCCTGCGTTCACCGACGCGCCGACGCCGGTGCCCGGCCAGGACAAGGCTGCCGCCAGCGCTGCGCGCGAACAGCAGCCCACCGACATCGAGGGCGACCAGCTGCTGGGCACCACCACCGTGCCGCAGTACCAGGGCAACGTGGCGCTGCGCCGGGGCGACCAGTTCGTGGGTACCGACAAGCTCAGCTTCGATACCGAAAGCGGCAACTACGTCGCCGACGGCAACGTCCGCTACCAGGATGCCTCGATCCGGATGGTCGCCAAGCGCGCCGAGGGCAACCAGGAAAGCGACACCCACAAAATCACCGACATCCAGTACCAGCTGGTGTCCCGCCGCGGCAATGGCGAAGCCGAATCGGTCGACCTGCAGGGCGCGGTCGGGCAGATGCACCGCTCCACCTACACCACCTGCGACCCGTCGCAGCCGGTATGGCGGCTGACGGCGCCGGAAATCGAAGTCGACAACGACGAAGGCTTCGGCACCGCCCGCAACGCGGTGCTGCGGATCGGCAAGGTGCCGATCCTGTGGGCACCCTACTTCAAGTTCCCGATCGATGACCGGCGCAAGACCGGCCTGCTGTTCCCGCAGCTGGGCATGTCCGGCCGCAACGGTTTCGATTACGCACAGCCGATCTACTTCAACCTGGCGCCGAACTACGACGACACGTTGACCCCGCGCTACATGAGCCGGCGCGGCCTGATGCTCGACAACGAGTTCCGCTACCTCTACGAAGGTGGCCGTGGCGAACTGCTGACCGCGTTCATGCCCAACGACAAGCTGCGCGACCGCGACCGCGGCCGGGTGATGTTCGGCGGCTACCACAACCTGGACGACCACTGGCAGGCCCGCGCCAACCTGGCCTGGGTCAGCGACGAGCGCTACGTGGAAGACTTCGCCAACCGCCTGGTGGGCGTCACCGCGTCGAACCTGCAGAGCACCGTGGGCCTGTACGGCACCGGCAAGAACTGGACGGCCGGGATCATGGCCGACCGCTGGCAGCTGACCGACTACACCCTCAACGAGAGTGCGCTGGCCTACAACCGCCAACCGCGCCTGTACTTCAACTGGGACAAGTCGGTGCTGCCGTGGCTGGAGACCGGTGTCTACGCCGAGGCCGTGCGCTTCACCCACGATGACATCAATTTCAAGTACGGCGCCGATGCGGGACCCGACCTGCAGTACACCCGCAATGGCAGCCGGCAGACCGACGGCATCGGTGTCAGCGGCGGCTCGCGACTGGACCTGAAACCCTACGTGTCGTTCCCGATCAGCGGCGCGGCCTGGTATGTCACGCCGACGCTGGCCTACCGCTATACCGGTTACCAGCTGGACCGCGGCCTGGTTGATGGCGTGAACGGCATCCGCGGCCAGATCCTGCGCTCGCAGGGAATCGACCCGGCCACCGCCACCCCCGAACAGCTGCGCGGCAACACCTCGCCCAGCCGCAGCCTGCCGATCGCCAGCCTCGACGCCGGCCTGTTCTTTGATCGTGAGACGAAGATCGGTGGCAAGTCGTTCCTGCAGACCCTGGAACCGCGCCTGTTCTACCTGCGTACGCCCTACCGCGATCAGGACGAGCTGCCGATCTTCGATACCCGCGACTTCACCTTCAGCTGGGGCCAGCTGTTCCGCGATTCGCGTTATACCGGCGCGGATCGCCAGAACGACGCCAACCAGCTGACCATGGCCCTGAGCACCCGCTTCATCGACCAGACCACCGGCAAGGAACGCTTCTCGGCCTCCATCGGCCAGATCCAGTACTTCGACGAATCGCGGGTGAGCGTGGTCCCCGGTGGCGCGCCGGTGGAGAAGGGCAAGTCGGCGTGGATCGCCGACGGCAACTACATGATCAACGACCGCTGGACGTTGGGCGCCACCTACCAGTGGGACCCCAAGTACAAGCGCGAGGATCTGGCCAGCGTGCGTGCGCGCTACCTGATGTCCAACGACGGCGTGGTCAACCTGACCTACCGTTACCGCATCAATTCCGGCGCCCCGGCCAATGCCAACAAGCACGACCGTACCCTGCTGGAACAGGCCGACCTGTCGTTCCTGTACCCGCTGAACGAGCGTTGGAGCCTGGTCGGCCGCTACTACTACTCGATCCAGGACAAGGAACCGCTGGAGATCATCGGTGGCGTACAGTGGGACAGCTGCTGCCTGGCCGTGCGCGCCGTGGCCCGCCGCTACGTGCGCAACCGCGAAGGCGAAATGAACAACTCCATCCAGCTTGAGTTCGTGCTCAAGGGCTTGAGCTCTCTTGGCCAGGACACGGACCGCACTTTGCGCCGTGCTATCCTCGGCTACAACCGTGATGACCTCTATCTTGTGCCGCCCAGCAACACCGGAGCGACCCGCGATGACTACGATCCGAATCTGATCCCATGA
- the ubiH gene encoding 2-octaprenyl-6-methoxyphenyl hydroxylase, with protein MSERHDVLIVGGGLVGASLAIALDRLGRDVGLLEASPAGELPAVFDQRNLSFAAATINALTALRVMQKLSMAPGPIRRIHVSRAGDFGRVQLDAADYDRPWFGQVVVARDFGQALESRLQELPRLRRYRPMRFLGMGDVIDGYRQVRVADDSGERVLLARLVVGADGTSSGVRDALGIEVDRHDFQQTLFVARVRSQRAPDGTAWERFTDTGPTALLPRGDRHFGTVHGVARDQAEAVMALDDTAWLQRLQQAIGWRAGRLLDSGPRSAYPLIQVLARALVGERTVLLGNAAQTIHPLGAQGFNLGLRDALTLAELLEVEGDAGSDALLRSYVARREEDRRQTVAFSGGLARLTSNPTPLLRPLRSLGLVAAQRASVQSMLVGGAMGFRGDVPRLCRGEAA; from the coding sequence ATGAGTGAACGACATGACGTGCTGATCGTCGGTGGCGGTCTGGTGGGGGCCAGCCTGGCCATCGCCCTGGACCGCCTGGGCCGCGACGTGGGCCTGCTCGAAGCCAGCCCGGCCGGGGAACTACCGGCGGTGTTCGACCAGCGCAACCTCAGTTTTGCCGCCGCCACGATCAACGCGCTGACCGCGCTGCGGGTCATGCAGAAACTGTCGATGGCGCCTGGCCCGATCCGTCGCATCCATGTCAGCCGCGCCGGTGATTTCGGCCGCGTCCAGCTCGATGCAGCAGATTACGACCGGCCATGGTTCGGCCAGGTGGTGGTCGCGCGTGATTTCGGCCAGGCGCTGGAAAGCCGGCTGCAGGAACTGCCACGACTGCGCCGCTACCGGCCGATGCGTTTCCTGGGTATGGGCGATGTGATTGACGGTTACCGCCAGGTGCGGGTGGCCGATGACAGCGGCGAGCGTGTGCTGCTGGCACGGCTGGTGGTCGGTGCCGACGGGACCAGCAGCGGCGTGCGCGATGCGTTGGGCATCGAAGTTGATCGCCATGATTTCCAGCAGACGCTGTTCGTGGCCCGCGTGCGCAGCCAGCGTGCGCCCGACGGCACCGCGTGGGAACGCTTCACCGATACCGGGCCGACGGCGTTGCTGCCACGTGGCGACCGTCATTTCGGCACCGTGCACGGCGTCGCCCGTGACCAGGCCGAGGCAGTGATGGCGCTGGACGACACCGCCTGGCTGCAGCGCCTGCAGCAGGCCATCGGCTGGCGTGCGGGTCGCCTGCTCGACTCTGGTCCGCGCAGCGCCTATCCCCTGATCCAGGTACTGGCGCGCGCGCTGGTGGGGGAGCGCACGGTGCTGCTGGGCAACGCCGCGCAGACCATCCACCCGCTGGGTGCGCAGGGTTTCAACCTCGGCCTGCGCGATGCATTGACGTTGGCCGAACTGCTGGAAGTGGAGGGCGATGCCGGCAGCGACGCACTGCTGCGGTCCTACGTGGCCCGCCGCGAAGAAGATCGACGACAGACGGTGGCGTTCTCCGGCGGCCTTGCCCGGCTGACCAGCAATCCGACGCCGTTGCTGCGCCCCCTGCGCAGCCTGGGCCTGGTGGCCGCACAGCGTGCCTCGGTGCAGTCGATGCTGGTTGGTGGTGCGATGGGCTTCCGTGGCGACGTGCCGCGCCTGTGCCGCGGAGAAGCCGCATGA
- a CDS encoding cob(I)yrinic acid a,c-diamide adenosyltransferase: MGHRLSRIYTRTGDDGSTGLGDGSRVGKDDLRVASYGTVDEANATLGLLLAVPLPEDVRALVVHLQHQLFDLGAELCVPGHAAIHAADVSALEQQLDHYNADLPMLKEFILPAGGEAAARCHLARTVVRRAERDTVALARVEPVRSEALQYLNRLSDLLFVLARVLARADGHGEALWQPQHRQR, encoded by the coding sequence ATGGGTCATCGCCTCTCGCGCATCTACACCCGCACCGGCGACGACGGCAGCACCGGCCTGGGTGACGGCAGCCGGGTCGGCAAGGATGACCTGCGTGTTGCGTCCTACGGCACCGTCGATGAAGCCAATGCCACGCTCGGCCTGTTGCTGGCCGTGCCGCTGCCGGAGGACGTCCGCGCGCTGGTCGTGCATCTGCAGCACCAGCTGTTCGACCTGGGCGCCGAACTGTGCGTTCCCGGCCATGCCGCGATCCACGCCGCCGATGTGTCGGCGCTGGAACAGCAGTTGGACCACTACAACGCCGACCTGCCGATGCTGAAGGAATTCATCCTGCCGGCCGGTGGCGAGGCCGCCGCGCGCTGCCACCTGGCGCGCACCGTGGTCCGCCGCGCCGAGCGCGACACGGTGGCCCTGGCCCGCGTTGAACCGGTGCGCAGCGAAGCGCTGCAGTACCTCAACCGGCTGTCGGACCTGCTGTTCGTGCTGGCCCGGGTGCTGGCACGGGCCGATGGCCACGGCGAAGCGCTGTGGCAACCACAGCATCGCCAGCGCTGA